One Rhizophagus irregularis chromosome 5, complete sequence DNA window includes the following coding sequences:
- a CDS encoding uncharacterized protein (SECRETED:cutsite_VFA-VK; SECRETED:prob_0.9518); SECRETED:SignalP(1-24): MALLNKSFIIITILVACMLADVFAVKVDTNNKDVCKKSDLDIAKGDQNKDGSCSQTFMGEIPDIDTMISTLIRFPENNEVIRENEPFTIKAAIINLDTGFFSDPATTYYKFPQTLDNSGRVQGHSHVTVQKLNGRGVPDPKVFAFFKGLNEKAKNGILSADVEKGLPAGDYRLCTITSAFSHQPVLMPVAQRGAQDDCVRFKVIKKKKNRKM, from the exons ATGGCACTCCTTAACAAATCgttcattattattaccattttgGTCGCCTGTATGTTGGCGGATGTATTTGCTGTAAAAGTAGATACTAACAATAAAGATGTCTGCAAGAAATCCGACTTAGATATAGCAAAAGGGGATCAAAATAAAGATGGTTCATGCTCGCAGACATTTATGGGAGAAATTCCAGATATTGATACCATGATCTCAACTTTAATCCGTTTCCCTGAAAATAATGAAGTTATCCGTGAAAACGAGCCATTCACAATTAAAGCCGCAATAATCAATTTAGATACTGGATTTTTCAGTGACCCCGCAacaacttattataaatttccaCAAACCCTTGATAATAGTGGAAGAGTTCAAGGACATTCTCACGTAACAGTTCAAAAACTCAACGGAAGAGGTGTTCCCGATCCAAAAGTTTTTGCTTTCTTCAAAGGTTTGAATGAAAAAGCAAAGAATGGTATTTTATCAGCAGACGTAGAAAAAGGTTTACCAGCTGGAGATTACCGTCTTTGCACCATAACTTCTGCATTCAGTCATCAACCTGTTCTTATGCCTGTTGCTCAAAgag gCGCACAAGACGATTGTGTAAgatttaaagttattaaaaagaagaaaaacagaaaaatgtaa